One genomic region from Spirosoma sp. KCTC 42546 encodes:
- the panC gene encoding pantoate--beta-alanine ligase, translated as MTRFETIVSLRPYLATLRPEKTIGFVPTMGALHEGHIKLIETARQENDIVISSIFVNPVQFNNPDDLARYPRTLEEDSQQLEAAGCDLVFAPSVAEMYSEPPAIRLNFGGLETVLEGAFRPGHFNGVGIVVSKLFNIVQPTRAYFGQKDLQQVAVIRRLIRDLNFPVELIRCPTVREADGLAMSSRNRNLTSTEREQAPTLFKALTLAHDLLMEGQGTVQAKVAVTSLFAANPHFRLEYVEVVNADTLQQASEVLAPGQTAICLAAHLGNVRLIDNLVF; from the coding sequence ATGACTCGTTTTGAGACAATTGTTAGTCTTCGTCCGTATCTAGCCACCCTAAGGCCCGAAAAAACGATTGGTTTTGTTCCCACTATGGGCGCACTTCATGAAGGACATATAAAACTAATTGAAACTGCCCGCCAGGAAAACGACATCGTTATCAGCAGCATCTTTGTCAATCCCGTTCAGTTCAATAATCCCGACGACCTGGCCCGTTATCCGCGTACCCTCGAAGAAGATAGCCAGCAACTCGAAGCAGCTGGCTGCGATTTAGTTTTTGCCCCTTCCGTTGCCGAAATGTATTCTGAACCACCGGCCATTCGACTGAATTTCGGGGGGTTGGAAACCGTACTAGAAGGTGCTTTTCGACCCGGACATTTTAACGGGGTGGGGATTGTGGTTTCTAAACTGTTCAACATTGTTCAGCCGACACGTGCTTATTTTGGTCAGAAAGACTTACAGCAAGTGGCCGTCATCCGGCGGCTTATCCGCGACCTGAATTTCCCCGTTGAACTCATCCGCTGCCCAACCGTCCGTGAAGCCGATGGGCTAGCCATGTCGTCACGCAACCGCAACCTGACAAGCACCGAGCGGGAACAGGCGCCAACTCTGTTTAAGGCACTAACGCTGGCCCATGACTTGCTAATGGAAGGTCAGGGCACTGTGCAGGCGAAAGTAGCTGTAACAAGTTTATTTGCGGCCAATCCTCATTTTCGGTTAGAGTACGTCGAAGTAGTGAATGCTGATACGCTCCAGCAAGCCAGTGAAGTACTGGCACCGGGGCAAACAGCCATTTGTTTAGCAGCCCACTTAGGCAACGTCAGACTGATTGACAATCTGGTGTTTTAG
- a CDS encoding nucleoside recognition domain-containing protein, producing the protein MALNYIWVAFFVIAFLVALVKLIFLGDTEIFKIIVEGLFDSSKVAVMDIALPLAGVMTFFLGLLNIGEKAGAINFLARIIGPFFHKLFPEVPKDHPANGQMIMNFSANMLGLDNAATPFGLRAMASLQELNPTKETASNAQIMFLVLHTSGLTIIPLSIMAQRAILGAKDPSDIFIPCLIATYVATVVSMIAVAIKQRINLLNSTVLSWLGGITSLIALALWFLSTKTKEEIEVISKVTGNLILMLIVVSFLLGAMRKKVDIFDAFIEGAKGGFETSVRIIPYLVGMLVAISAFRNSGAMDYVIDGLKYMFSLTGMNTEFTDALPVALMRPLSGSGSRALMIDAMKQFGPDSFVGRLACMFQGAADTTFYIVALYFGSVGIRNSRYAIPFGLFADLMGVIAGIALGYFFFH; encoded by the coding sequence ATGGCTCTTAACTACATCTGGGTTGCTTTCTTCGTAATTGCGTTTTTAGTGGCGCTGGTCAAACTGATTTTTCTGGGCGATACCGAAATCTTCAAAATCATTGTCGAAGGTCTTTTCGATTCATCCAAGGTAGCCGTCATGGATATAGCCTTGCCCCTGGCGGGTGTCATGACGTTTTTTCTGGGGTTGCTGAATATAGGCGAAAAAGCAGGCGCAATCAATTTCTTAGCCCGTATCATTGGGCCCTTCTTTCACAAGCTGTTTCCCGAAGTACCCAAAGATCACCCCGCCAATGGGCAGATGATTATGAACTTCTCCGCGAATATGCTTGGGTTAGACAATGCCGCTACTCCTTTTGGCCTACGTGCAATGGCCAGTTTGCAGGAATTGAACCCAACCAAAGAAACGGCTTCGAATGCCCAAATTATGTTTCTGGTGCTGCACACCTCGGGACTGACCATTATTCCGCTAAGCATCATGGCACAGCGAGCTATTCTGGGAGCAAAAGATCCCTCCGATATTTTTATCCCCTGCCTGATTGCTACCTACGTTGCTACAGTCGTAAGCATGATTGCTGTAGCAATAAAACAACGGATCAACTTGTTGAACAGCACTGTGCTAAGCTGGTTGGGTGGCATTACAAGCCTGATTGCGCTGGCGTTATGGTTCTTGTCAACAAAAACCAAAGAAGAAATTGAAGTCATTTCGAAAGTAACAGGCAACCTAATTCTGATGCTGATTGTGGTCTCGTTTCTTCTGGGAGCAATGCGCAAAAAGGTAGACATTTTCGACGCGTTCATTGAAGGGGCAAAAGGCGGCTTTGAAACGTCTGTACGCATTATTCCTTATCTAGTCGGCATGTTGGTCGCCATTAGTGCGTTCCGAAATTCCGGCGCTATGGACTACGTTATTGATGGCCTGAAATACATGTTCAGCCTGACCGGTATGAACACAGAGTTTACGGACGCGTTGCCTGTTGCTCTTATGCGCCCATTGAGCGGTTCGGGGTCGCGAGCGCTGATGATTGACGCCATGAAGCAATTTGGCCCTGACTCATTTGTTGGCCGATTAGCCTGCATGTTTCAGGGAGCTGCCGATACTACGTTTTATATAGTGGCTTTGTATTTCGGCTCGGTTGGTATTCGAAACTCCCGGTATGCCATTCCATTCGGCTTATTTGCCGATTTAATGGGGGTTATAGCAGGTATAGCCTTAGGCTATTTCTTTTTTCATTAA
- the glmS gene encoding glutamine--fructose-6-phosphate transaminase (isomerizing) — protein sequence MCGIVAYVGHREACPLVIKGLKRLEYRGYDSAGVALMNSQGLKVYKKKGKVVALEHELEGKDTHSTIGMGHTRWATHGEPNDVNAHPHYSFHKKLAIIHNGIIENYAAIKQALLKKGHTFSSETDTEVLGQFIEDIWENNAGASHAGTLEEAVRLALQEVVGAYAIVIMNEADPTQLIAARKGSPLVIGVGENEFFLASDATPIVEYTKDVIYLNDYEVAVIKDGVLKVVTLDNATTTPYVHKVELELEAIEKGGFDHFMLKEIFEQPRSIADSMRGRVRADEGTLQLGGLRDYLDKLAKSKRIVIIGCGTSWHAGLVAEYIFEELARIPVEVEYASEFRYRNPIIKEGDIVIAISQSGETADTLAAIELAKSKGATIFGVCNVVGSSIARATHAGAFTHAGPEIGVASTKAFTAQVTVLTLMALAAAKRKGTISDSLFRQLLAELESIPAKVEKVLQAADKIKEIAYIFTYARNFIYLGRGLNFPVALEGALKLKEISYIHAEGYPAAEMKHGPIALIDEDMPVVVIATKDSSYEKVVSNIQEVKARKGRVIAITTEGDTSLPGMVDFTIEIPKVHEMLMPLVSVVPLQLLAYDIAVMRGRNVDQPRNLAKSVTVE from the coding sequence ATGTGTGGTATTGTAGCCTATGTAGGGCACCGAGAAGCGTGTCCATTAGTGATAAAAGGGTTAAAGCGTCTGGAATACCGAGGCTACGATAGCGCGGGTGTAGCGCTGATGAATAGCCAGGGGCTGAAGGTTTATAAGAAGAAAGGCAAAGTAGTTGCGCTGGAACACGAACTGGAGGGCAAAGACACCCACTCGACCATAGGTATGGGTCATACCCGTTGGGCTACTCACGGCGAGCCTAACGATGTGAATGCACACCCGCACTACTCGTTCCATAAAAAACTAGCCATTATTCATAATGGCATTATTGAGAACTACGCAGCCATTAAGCAGGCGTTACTCAAAAAGGGCCATACGTTCTCTAGTGAAACAGATACGGAAGTATTAGGTCAATTTATCGAAGACATTTGGGAGAATAATGCCGGGGCGTCGCACGCCGGTACGCTCGAAGAAGCGGTACGACTGGCCTTGCAGGAGGTTGTAGGGGCCTACGCAATTGTGATCATGAATGAAGCTGATCCCACTCAACTGATTGCCGCTCGGAAAGGATCTCCGCTGGTGATTGGTGTTGGCGAAAATGAATTCTTTCTGGCATCCGATGCGACACCGATTGTAGAGTATACCAAAGACGTGATTTATCTCAATGATTATGAAGTTGCAGTGATCAAAGATGGCGTCTTAAAAGTGGTTACGCTCGATAATGCCACCACAACGCCCTACGTCCACAAGGTTGAACTCGAATTGGAAGCGATTGAAAAAGGTGGCTTCGACCATTTTATGCTCAAGGAAATTTTTGAGCAGCCTCGCTCCATTGCCGACTCCATGCGGGGCCGCGTCAGGGCCGATGAAGGAACACTGCAACTCGGGGGCTTGCGCGATTACCTCGACAAACTGGCGAAGTCGAAACGGATCGTGATTATTGGATGCGGAACCTCCTGGCACGCGGGTTTAGTAGCCGAATACATTTTTGAAGAACTGGCCCGGATTCCGGTCGAAGTGGAATATGCATCGGAGTTTCGGTATCGGAATCCGATTATCAAAGAAGGAGATATTGTAATTGCCATTTCGCAATCGGGTGAAACGGCCGATACCCTGGCAGCTATTGAGTTGGCCAAATCGAAAGGAGCAACTATTTTCGGGGTTTGTAACGTGGTAGGTTCGTCCATTGCCCGGGCAACGCATGCCGGGGCCTTTACGCATGCCGGTCCGGAAATTGGCGTAGCCAGTACGAAAGCATTCACCGCACAGGTAACGGTGCTAACCTTGATGGCCCTTGCGGCTGCCAAACGGAAAGGCACAATTTCAGATTCTCTGTTCCGGCAATTGCTTGCTGAATTGGAAAGTATCCCGGCGAAAGTGGAAAAGGTATTACAGGCGGCCGATAAGATTAAGGAGATCGCGTACATCTTTACCTACGCCCGTAATTTCATCTACCTCGGCCGGGGTTTAAACTTCCCTGTAGCGCTCGAAGGAGCCCTCAAGCTGAAAGAAATTAGCTATATCCATGCAGAGGGTTATCCAGCCGCCGAAATGAAGCACGGGCCAATTGCGCTCATCGACGAAGACATGCCGGTAGTCGTGATTGCCACCAAAGATAGTTCGTACGAGAAAGTTGTCTCGAACATTCAGGAAGTGAAAGCCCGCAAAGGCCGCGTTATTGCCATCACAACAGAAGGCGATACGAGCCTGCCTGGTATGGTCGATTTTACAATTGAAATTCCGAAAGTTCATGAGATGCTGATGCCGCTGGTATCGGTTGTACCGCTTCAACTACTGGCCTACGATATTGCTGTCATGCGTGGGCGTAACGTTGACCAGCCGAGAAATCTGGCGAAGTCGGTAACGGTGGAATAG
- a CDS encoding penicillin acylase family protein, with protein sequence MNRSSLPSIFLLLSLLTFLDGYVLQAQIFTKAEIARWQQKAKQVTITRDTWGVPHIYGKTDADVVFGLLFTQCEDDFGRVEENYITSTGRLAEVEGESAIYHDLRARLFLDTTQAIAIYKKSPIWMKSLLDAFADGTNYYLYTHPDVKPRLLKRFQPWMPLMFSEGSIGGNISVVSTERLKAFYEQRKSTSYIDHGDHYERESIGSNGFAIAPSKSATKNALLLINPHTSFYFRSEVHMISQAGLNTYGAVTWGQFFIYQGFNENCGWMHTTSYADSMDEYLETIEKKGNALYYKHGKDLKPVRTQTVRIPYKTASGMQHKDFTMYFTQHGPIAGEKDGKWIAIDMMNTPLNALSQSYLRTKATGYDSFKEVMKLNGNASNNTIFADKNGTIAYWHGNFMPKRDPKFDWEQPVDGSNPETDWKGLHAVDEIVQVRNPASGWIQNCNSTPFTVSGSSSPDKSKYPAYMAPDAQNYRGINAARVLSQKSIFTLDTLIAAADDPHLTAFDELLPPLLAAYQTVSTEAANQSTDLAEAIDVLKAWDKSYGKTSIGQTLAIFWGEKIQKLARSRAAGDQRFDNLSLTAYTISNTSPQEKVKALAEVLTDLTRDFGTWKTPWGDINRYQRLTGKIQESYDDLKPSLPVGFTSSAWGSLAAFAARTYPGTKKRYGSVGNSFVAVVEFGKRVKARSVVTGGQSSQPGAQHFTDQAPLYCDGKFKDVLFYPEDIQKHVEKTYHPGEK encoded by the coding sequence ATGAACCGATCCTCGTTGCCGTCAATCTTCCTGTTATTAAGTTTACTCACCTTTCTGGATGGGTATGTCCTTCAAGCTCAAATCTTTACCAAAGCCGAAATAGCCCGTTGGCAACAGAAAGCCAAACAGGTGACTATCACGCGTGATACCTGGGGCGTTCCGCATATCTATGGAAAAACAGATGCAGACGTGGTGTTTGGCTTGCTGTTTACGCAATGCGAAGACGACTTCGGCCGGGTTGAAGAAAATTATATTACCTCTACCGGCCGACTAGCCGAAGTAGAAGGCGAATCGGCGATCTACCATGACCTACGGGCGCGGTTGTTTCTGGATACGACCCAGGCCATTGCCATTTATAAAAAGAGCCCTATTTGGATGAAAAGCCTGCTCGACGCTTTTGCCGATGGCACAAACTATTACCTCTATACGCACCCCGACGTGAAGCCCCGGCTCCTGAAGCGTTTCCAGCCCTGGATGCCGCTCATGTTCAGCGAAGGTAGCATTGGCGGAAATATCAGCGTAGTATCCACCGAACGGCTGAAAGCATTCTACGAGCAGCGTAAATCAACCTCTTATATCGACCACGGAGATCATTACGAACGGGAGTCTATTGGCTCCAATGGTTTTGCGATTGCTCCGTCCAAAAGTGCTACCAAAAATGCGCTACTGCTCATTAACCCACATACCTCGTTTTACTTTCGGTCGGAGGTACACATGATTAGCCAGGCAGGTTTGAATACCTACGGGGCCGTGACCTGGGGGCAGTTTTTCATCTATCAGGGGTTCAACGAAAACTGTGGCTGGATGCATACCACCAGCTATGCCGATTCGATGGATGAGTATCTGGAAACCATCGAGAAGAAAGGAAACGCCCTGTATTACAAGCATGGAAAAGACCTCAAGCCGGTTCGTACCCAGACTGTACGAATTCCATACAAAACGGCCAGTGGGATGCAGCATAAAGACTTCACGATGTATTTCACCCAGCACGGCCCTATTGCGGGAGAGAAAGATGGCAAATGGATCGCCATCGATATGATGAATACGCCCCTGAATGCGCTCTCGCAATCGTATCTGCGGACTAAGGCTACTGGCTACGACAGTTTCAAAGAGGTAATGAAGTTGAACGGTAACGCATCTAACAACACCATCTTTGCCGATAAGAACGGGACAATTGCCTATTGGCACGGCAACTTTATGCCCAAACGCGACCCTAAATTTGATTGGGAACAACCCGTAGATGGCAGCAACCCCGAAACGGATTGGAAGGGCCTGCACGCAGTCGATGAGATTGTGCAGGTGCGTAACCCCGCCAGTGGCTGGATTCAGAACTGTAATTCCACGCCGTTTACGGTCTCGGGCAGCAGTAGCCCCGACAAGAGTAAGTACCCAGCCTACATGGCACCCGACGCGCAAAACTACCGGGGTATCAATGCCGCTCGGGTCTTAAGTCAAAAGTCCATCTTCACGCTCGATACTCTGATCGCTGCTGCCGATGACCCACATTTGACCGCGTTCGATGAACTTTTACCTCCGTTATTGGCCGCTTATCAAACCGTTTCGACCGAGGCAGCAAACCAATCAACCGATCTTGCCGAAGCCATTGATGTATTGAAAGCCTGGGATAAATCGTATGGTAAAACATCGATTGGGCAGACACTGGCTATTTTCTGGGGTGAGAAAATACAGAAGCTAGCCCGGAGCCGTGCGGCTGGCGATCAGCGATTCGACAACCTGTCGCTTACCGCCTACACCATCAGCAATACCTCGCCCCAGGAGAAGGTAAAAGCCCTGGCCGAAGTCCTGACTGACCTTACCCGCGACTTTGGCACCTGGAAAACACCCTGGGGCGACATTAACCGCTATCAACGCTTAACCGGCAAGATTCAGGAAAGCTATGACGACTTAAAACCAAGCCTTCCCGTTGGCTTTACCTCTTCGGCCTGGGGGTCGCTGGCGGCTTTTGCGGCACGAACGTATCCCGGCACCAAAAAACGCTATGGTAGTGTTGGGAACAGTTTTGTAGCCGTTGTGGAGTTCGGTAAGCGTGTAAAAGCCCGCTCGGTCGTGACCGGTGGCCAAAGCAGCCAACCCGGTGCCCAGCACTTCACCGACCAGGCCCCGCTCTACTGCGACGGCAAGTTTAAAGACGTGTTATTCTACCCTGAAGACATTCAAAAGCACGTTGAGAAGACGTACCATCCGGGGGAGAAGTGA
- a CDS encoding M28 family peptidase translates to MLIIVITTLSQAYAQPDISQVSVSSSLLRKHVFFLASDSLSGRETGTKGQLQAAFYCTREFRESHLIAPFRLDSIRGSFRQTFHFTISEVALFGGMRTYGTNSTTYKRHELVPIPLTATDSSKVLLGDNVSGLIIGTDLKKEVVVVSAHYDHLGRVGGRTFHGADDNASGTATVLSMAALVDSLAQQGIRPRRSILFVLFSGEEGGLLGSNYFVYNSPLPLNQFVCDLNVDMVGRIDDEHRKKPNYCYLITDAQGKELQKAAEVANQQSVNLVLNRGGYDVENDPKQYFYRSDHYNFAKQGIPALFFTSGEHADYQKPSDTADKIAYEILQKRATLIFQTAWRVANQE, encoded by the coding sequence ATGCTTATTATCGTTATAACTACGCTTTCTCAGGCGTATGCCCAACCAGATATTTCTCAAGTTTCAGTGTCGTCCTCGTTATTAAGAAAACATGTTTTCTTCCTGGCTTCCGACAGTTTAAGTGGACGTGAAACAGGTACCAAGGGACAATTACAAGCGGCTTTTTATTGTACACGGGAATTCAGGGAAAGTCATTTGATCGCGCCATTTCGGCTTGATTCAATTCGAGGCTCTTTTCGACAAACGTTCCATTTTACTATCAGTGAGGTTGCTTTGTTTGGTGGCATGCGTACCTATGGAACGAATTCAACCACCTACAAGCGACATGAACTTGTTCCAATACCGCTCACGGCTACAGATAGCAGTAAGGTTTTATTGGGCGACAATGTAAGTGGACTGATCATAGGAACCGATTTAAAAAAAGAAGTGGTCGTTGTGTCTGCTCATTATGATCATTTAGGGCGAGTTGGAGGACGGACGTTTCATGGTGCCGACGACAATGCATCCGGTACGGCAACAGTGCTGAGTATGGCTGCTCTAGTTGATAGTTTAGCGCAACAAGGAATTAGGCCCCGCAGAAGTATCTTGTTCGTCCTGTTTTCGGGTGAGGAAGGAGGCTTATTAGGCTCTAACTATTTCGTTTATAACAGCCCACTTCCTCTAAATCAGTTTGTGTGCGATCTTAATGTGGATATGGTAGGCCGTATAGATGATGAGCATCGGAAGAAACCCAATTACTGTTACCTGATTACGGATGCACAGGGCAAAGAACTACAAAAAGCCGCTGAGGTTGCGAATCAGCAATCGGTAAATCTAGTCTTAAATCGGGGCGGGTACGATGTTGAAAATGATCCCAAACAATACTTTTACCGCTCAGACCACTACAATTTTGCCAAACAGGGCATCCCAGCTCTGTTCTTTACAAGTGGAGAACATGCTGATTACCAGAAGCCTTCCGACACAGCCGATAAAATAGCCTATGAGATTCTACAGAAACGGGCGACGTTAATTTTTCAAACGGCCTGGCGCGTAGCAAACCAGGAATAG
- a CDS encoding RidA family protein produces the protein MEEQISFNTTNAPRMNPVFPQAVIAGNFIFLSGTPGLSLESGQVVSDRFEDQTRQAFLNIKQILEDAGSSLSKVVKTTVFMVTGNDFGILNKVYAEFFPTNAPARSTPQVMPFPAGILVSIECIALL, from the coding sequence ATGGAAGAACAAATAAGTTTTAATACGACGAACGCACCGCGTATGAACCCGGTGTTTCCGCAGGCCGTCATTGCCGGTAACTTTATTTTTCTTTCAGGTACACCGGGGCTAAGTCTTGAGTCTGGTCAGGTTGTTAGCGATAGGTTTGAAGACCAAACCAGACAGGCTTTTTTGAACATCAAGCAAATCCTGGAAGATGCTGGAAGCAGTCTGAGTAAGGTTGTAAAAACAACTGTCTTTATGGTAACGGGTAATGATTTCGGTATTCTCAATAAAGTGTACGCTGAATTTTTTCCAACTAATGCTCCTGCACGCAGTACTCCTCAAGTCATGCCTTTTCCGGCAGGAATTCTGGTTTCAATTGAGTGTATTGCGCTTTTATAA
- a CDS encoding M15 family metallopeptidase gives MSQRSTKMRNDAHRFSVYLCVFCVYLCVATLSAQPKVEQAMVKQGLVDIQNIDSTILVELKYSTTDNFVGKDVYGDLTRAYMQPMAAHKLAEASKYLQAHYPNLRLLVYDAARPRSAQWNLWNALPNLSERERRKYVADPRQGSIHNYGCAVDLTVATKEGRSGVPEPLDMGTKYDFFGELAYPSRENEMLKAGKLTQKQIDNRKILRTAMRQGGFSPIEYEWWHFNALSRAKAKMAFRIVD, from the coding sequence ATGTCACAGAGATCCACAAAGATGCGCAACGATGCACACAGATTCTCCGTCTATCTCTGTGTCTTCTGTGTGTATCTCTGTGTCGCAACGCTGAGTGCCCAGCCCAAAGTCGAGCAGGCTATGGTTAAACAGGGCTTAGTCGACATACAAAACATTGACTCCACAATTCTTGTGGAACTGAAGTATTCAACAACCGATAATTTCGTCGGGAAAGACGTGTATGGGGATCTCACACGGGCTTATATGCAACCCATGGCGGCTCACAAACTAGCGGAAGCCAGTAAATACCTGCAAGCTCATTACCCTAACCTACGGTTACTGGTATACGATGCCGCCCGGCCTCGTTCGGCGCAATGGAATCTCTGGAATGCACTACCTAACCTCTCAGAGCGGGAACGCCGGAAGTATGTAGCTGATCCACGTCAGGGCTCTATTCACAACTACGGCTGTGCTGTTGACTTAACGGTTGCCACCAAAGAGGGAAGGTCCGGCGTACCGGAGCCATTAGATATGGGTACGAAGTACGATTTCTTTGGCGAGTTGGCTTATCCATCACGAGAGAATGAAATGCTGAAAGCTGGCAAGCTCACTCAAAAGCAGATCGATAATCGCAAGATTCTGCGCACAGCCATGCGCCAAGGGGGTTTTAGTCCCATCGAATACGAGTGGTGGCATTTTAACGCCCTCTCGCGGGCAAAGGCTAAAATGGCCTTTCGAATTGTGGATTAA
- a CDS encoding glycogen/starch synthase, whose translation MSKLRILYVASEINPFLKTSDVADFVRKLPQAMQERGMEIRILVPRFGLINERKNRLHEVVRLSGINIAVGDDEKPLIIKVASIPTAKLQVYFIDNEDYFQRKYVFHDKENRFYDDNDERAIFFCKGVLETVKKLGWAPDIVHCNDWMTALIPLYLKTTYKNDPMFKDTKSVFTVYNNSFEHRFQGDIIEKARMMDIDDEMLSELKTADFQGFIRIGSAYADAVVRAEEESSESLNAILNDLPEHKFETVEDEDVTDRYYNLYTQLAG comes from the coding sequence ATGAGCAAATTACGCATCCTTTACGTCGCCAGCGAAATCAATCCTTTCTTGAAAACGTCTGATGTCGCTGACTTCGTCCGCAAACTGCCGCAGGCCATGCAGGAGCGTGGGATGGAAATCAGAATTTTGGTGCCGCGCTTTGGGCTGATTAATGAGCGCAAAAATCGGTTGCACGAAGTAGTACGGTTGTCGGGTATTAATATCGCCGTAGGTGATGATGAAAAGCCGCTGATTATAAAAGTGGCGTCAATACCGACTGCGAAATTGCAGGTGTATTTTATTGATAATGAAGACTATTTCCAACGGAAATATGTATTCCACGATAAAGAGAATCGCTTCTACGACGACAATGACGAACGGGCTATTTTCTTCTGCAAAGGTGTACTGGAAACAGTTAAGAAACTCGGATGGGCCCCCGATATCGTTCACTGTAACGATTGGATGACGGCGCTTATTCCGCTCTATCTGAAAACGACCTACAAAAACGACCCCATGTTTAAGGACACCAAGTCGGTTTTTACGGTGTATAACAATTCATTTGAACACCGTTTTCAGGGAGATATCATTGAGAAAGCTCGTATGATGGACATTGATGATGAGATGTTATCTGAATTAAAGACGGCTGATTTTCAGGGCTTTATTCGTATTGGTTCTGCCTATGCTGACGCCGTAGTGCGGGCCGAAGAAGAATCGAGCGAAAGCCTGAATGCCATCCTGAACGATTTACCCGAACACAAATTCGAGACAGTTGAAGATGAAGACGTAACCGATCGGTATTACAATCTTTATACGCAGCTGGCTGGGTAA